A window of the Nibribacter ruber genome harbors these coding sequences:
- a CDS encoding EamA family transporter, whose protein sequence is MKVNKYYGAAISAFIIWGFIPFPLKALAEYPSSQILYFRILVSVLTLVVVSLLTRRQQWKETKALFQGHAPKEKRKFLAFTLLGGLLLTVNWLVFIYVVNHVDIQTGSFSYLLCPILTAVLGFLILKEHLRVNQWLSVGLSLMSCLLVGTDSLTNLLFSLLIASSYAFYLITQRLLKDYDKIVLLTLQLLLAFCIIGPSYSWFVGAEAVPITGHFVRQIVLLSWLFTVLPLFLNLYALKEIKSATIGILMYLNPIINFTMAFVYFGEVASNQKVIAYAVIFLSVILYNLPIGKKPAISEA, encoded by the coding sequence GTGAAAGTGAATAAATATTACGGGGCCGCCATCAGTGCCTTCATCATCTGGGGTTTCATCCCGTTCCCCTTGAAAGCCCTGGCAGAGTACCCCAGCAGCCAGATTCTGTACTTCAGGATACTGGTGTCAGTGTTGACCTTGGTGGTGGTGTCCTTGTTGACGCGCCGCCAGCAGTGGAAAGAAACCAAAGCCCTTTTTCAAGGCCACGCTCCAAAAGAGAAGCGCAAATTCCTAGCCTTTACGTTGCTGGGCGGTTTGTTGCTCACAGTCAACTGGCTGGTGTTTATTTATGTGGTGAATCATGTGGACATCCAGACGGGCTCCTTCTCCTATCTGCTCTGCCCCATTCTCACGGCGGTGCTGGGCTTCTTAATTTTGAAGGAGCATTTGCGCGTGAACCAGTGGCTGTCTGTGGGGTTGAGTTTGATGAGCTGCCTCTTGGTGGGCACAGATTCTTTGACCAACCTGCTGTTCAGTCTGCTCATTGCCTCTTCGTATGCTTTCTATTTGATTACCCAGCGTCTGCTCAAGGATTATGACAAGATTGTGCTCCTGACTCTGCAGTTGCTGTTGGCGTTTTGCATCATCGGGCCGAGTTATTCTTGGTTTGTAGGCGCTGAGGCGGTACCGATCACAGGGCATTTTGTTAGGCAGATTGTGTTGTTGAGCTGGCTGTTCACGGTGCTGCCCTTGTTCCTGAACCTGTATGCGCTCAAAGAAATCAAGTCAGCTACTATTGGTATTCTCATGTACCTCAACCCCATCATCAACTTCACCATGGCGTTTGTTTATTTTGGCGAAGTGGCCAGTAATCAGA
- a CDS encoding bifunctional UDP-N-acetylmuramoyl-tripeptide:D-alanyl-D-alanine ligase/alanine racemase: MLTLQELTQATGGSVVQWAQLYPIQHLLTDSRKLVNAATSVFFAIRGDFHDGHDYVAGLYQQGVRQFVVEDLSAFSELSSFPDANLLLVNSGVKALQDVAAYHRVRFHLPVVAITGSNGKTIVKEWLSQLLSPTERVVKSPRSYNSQIGVPLSVWQINETHTIGVFEAGISEPGEMEKLAKVIQPTLGIFTNLGSAHNEGFSSQEQKLEEKLLLFSGVNKLIYCADHELVRQAVHHHNISGFTWSLKGNAAHVQVKIKSTSTHKTKIAYTYQDQEHSLTLPFTDDASLENALHCLTLLLRLGLPPEKLAPAFERLTPVAMRLERKEAINGCYVIDDTYNNDLAGLRIALDVLGQQARRGRKTLILSDLLEAGLEEKTLYQQVAYDVAAHGVDRVIGIGDVISRHQHLFPSGSEFYFGTDSFLGQLRPETFRQETILVKGARVFQFEKVVAALQQQVHGTVLEVNLDALVHNLNFYRSKVSTQTKIMVMVKAFAYGAGSYEIANLLQFHRVDYLAVAYTDEGVALREHGITLPIMVMNPSPDSFLKMQQYNLEPEIYSPDLLHRFLDYFPENSPKTPRIHLKLDTGMHRLGFDPAELTEALEVLVQVPHVQVESVFSHLAGADEALYNDFSRQQISAFEQMAQQVESTLGYAVTKHILNSAGIIRFGQEAAFDMVRLGIGLYGIESSGMEQGGLQTVGQLKTTISQVKRVAKGDTVGYSRKGVADTDKVTATIAIGYADGYDRRFGNGVGEVLVNGRRVPIMGNICMDMCMIDVTGLDVQAGEEVIVFGKELPLTELSSRIGTIPYELLTNVSTRVKRVFYNE; the protein is encoded by the coding sequence ATGCTCACGCTTCAAGAACTCACCCAAGCTACCGGCGGCTCTGTGGTACAATGGGCCCAACTCTATCCCATCCAACATCTGCTCACAGACAGCCGAAAACTTGTGAACGCGGCCACGTCGGTGTTCTTCGCCATACGCGGCGATTTCCATGACGGCCATGACTATGTGGCGGGCTTGTACCAGCAGGGCGTGCGGCAGTTTGTGGTAGAAGATCTGTCTGCGTTCTCTGAGCTGTCTAGCTTCCCAGACGCCAACCTTCTGCTGGTGAACAGCGGCGTGAAAGCCCTGCAAGACGTAGCCGCCTACCACCGGGTGCGGTTTCATTTGCCTGTGGTGGCCATCACCGGCAGTAACGGCAAAACCATCGTCAAAGAATGGCTGTCCCAGCTGTTGAGTCCCACGGAGCGGGTGGTGAAAAGTCCCAGAAGTTACAATTCCCAGATTGGCGTACCGCTTTCTGTCTGGCAGATCAATGAGACGCATACCATTGGCGTGTTTGAGGCGGGCATTTCTGAACCCGGCGAAATGGAGAAGCTGGCCAAGGTCATTCAGCCTACGCTGGGCATCTTCACCAACCTGGGCTCTGCGCACAATGAAGGGTTCAGCTCGCAGGAGCAGAAGCTGGAAGAAAAGCTACTCTTGTTCAGTGGGGTGAACAAACTCATTTACTGCGCAGACCATGAGCTGGTGCGGCAGGCGGTGCATCACCACAACATATCGGGCTTCACTTGGAGTTTGAAAGGCAACGCCGCCCATGTGCAGGTCAAAATCAAGAGTACCTCCACCCACAAGACCAAGATTGCCTATACCTACCAAGACCAGGAGCATTCCCTCACGCTGCCCTTCACCGATGATGCCTCTCTGGAAAATGCCCTGCACTGCTTAACGCTCTTGCTGCGCCTGGGCCTGCCCCCCGAAAAACTAGCCCCCGCCTTTGAGCGCCTCACGCCCGTGGCCATGCGCCTGGAACGCAAAGAGGCCATCAATGGCTGCTACGTCATTGATGACACGTACAACAATGACCTGGCCGGCCTACGCATTGCCCTGGACGTACTGGGCCAACAGGCCCGCCGCGGACGGAAAACCTTGATTCTCTCTGATTTGCTGGAAGCCGGCTTAGAGGAAAAGACGCTGTACCAGCAAGTAGCCTATGACGTGGCCGCGCACGGCGTAGACCGGGTTATTGGCATAGGCGATGTCATCAGTCGGCACCAGCATTTGTTTCCATCGGGCAGTGAATTCTACTTCGGGACAGATTCTTTTCTGGGGCAGCTGCGTCCGGAGACCTTCCGGCAGGAGACCATTCTGGTGAAGGGCGCGCGCGTGTTTCAGTTTGAGAAAGTGGTGGCCGCTTTGCAACAGCAGGTGCACGGCACGGTGCTGGAAGTTAACCTGGACGCGCTGGTGCACAACCTCAACTTCTACCGTTCCAAAGTATCTACCCAGACCAAGATCATGGTCATGGTGAAGGCCTTCGCGTACGGCGCGGGGTCTTATGAGATTGCCAACCTCTTGCAGTTCCACCGCGTGGATTACCTGGCCGTGGCCTACACAGATGAGGGCGTGGCCTTGCGCGAGCACGGCATCACCCTGCCCATCATGGTCATGAACCCCAGCCCAGACAGCTTCTTAAAGATGCAGCAGTACAACCTGGAGCCCGAGATTTACTCACCAGACCTGCTGCATCGGTTTTTAGACTATTTCCCGGAAAACAGCCCAAAAACGCCGCGCATCCACTTGAAGCTGGACACCGGCATGCACCGCTTGGGCTTTGACCCTGCAGAACTCACTGAAGCCCTGGAAGTGCTGGTGCAGGTGCCCCACGTACAGGTAGAAAGCGTCTTCAGTCATTTGGCTGGCGCCGATGAAGCCTTGTACAATGACTTCTCTAGACAGCAAATCTCTGCCTTTGAGCAAATGGCGCAGCAGGTAGAAAGTACCCTGGGGTATGCAGTGACCAAGCATATTTTGAATTCGGCGGGAATCATACGCTTTGGGCAGGAGGCCGCCTTTGACATGGTGCGGTTGGGCATCGGGTTGTACGGCATAGAGTCCTCGGGCATGGAGCAAGGGGGCCTTCAAACCGTGGGGCAGCTCAAAACGACCATCTCCCAGGTGAAGCGGGTAGCCAAAGGAGACACCGTGGGCTACAGCCGCAAAGGCGTGGCAGATACGGACAAAGTCACGGCCACCATTGCCATTGGCTACGCAGACGGCTATGACCGAAGGTTTGGCAACGGCGTAGGGGAGGTGCTGGTGAACGGACGGCGCGTGCCCATCATGGGCAACATCTGCATGGATATGTGCATGATAGACGTGACCGGTTTAGACGTGCAGGCCGGGGAAGAAGTAATCGTGTTCGGGAAAGAACTACCCTTGACCGAGCTCTCTAGCCGCATTGGCACCATTCCCTATGAACTGCTCACCAACGTGAGCACCCGCGTGAAACGTGTGTTTTACAACGAGTAG
- a CDS encoding Bax inhibitor-1/YccA family protein, which yields MSLFSSNNPTLKEEAFTSSVASEDAAGAGVMTLNGTIAKSAILFGVVVVFALFSWEFLQFVGQPLPFMLALPLVGLGLLFLISFKKHLAQYIAPIYCAIQGLFLGTISGVLEASYPGIANQAMLLTFTVFGGMLLLYSTRLIKATERFKSIIMTATLGIFAYYMIALVLGFFGIEVALIHSSGMAGIIFSLLVVVIAAMNLILDFDTIERGVEYGAPKYMEWYAAFGLAVTLIWLYLEILRLLAKLNRR from the coding sequence ATGTCATTATTCAGCTCTAACAACCCAACCCTTAAAGAAGAAGCGTTCACCTCCTCCGTCGCCTCAGAAGATGCCGCCGGCGCGGGCGTCATGACCCTCAACGGCACCATTGCCAAGTCTGCCATTCTGTTTGGCGTGGTAGTGGTGTTTGCCTTGTTTTCATGGGAGTTCCTGCAGTTTGTGGGGCAGCCACTGCCGTTCATGTTGGCCTTGCCGCTGGTAGGTCTGGGCCTGTTGTTCTTGATTTCGTTTAAGAAGCACTTAGCTCAATACATTGCGCCTATCTACTGCGCTATCCAAGGCTTGTTCCTGGGCACCATTTCAGGCGTTTTAGAAGCTAGTTATCCAGGCATTGCCAACCAGGCCATGCTGCTCACCTTTACCGTGTTTGGCGGCATGTTGCTTTTGTACAGCACCCGCCTAATCAAGGCCACCGAGCGCTTCAAGTCTATCATCATGACGGCCACGCTGGGTATTTTTGCCTACTACATGATAGCCCTGGTACTTGGTTTCTTTGGCATTGAGGTAGCCTTGATTCATAGCAGCGGCATGGCGGGCATCATCTTTAGTTTACTGGTAGTGGTGATTGCCGCCATGAACCTCATTCTGGACTTTGACACCATTGAGCGCGGCGTGGAGTACGGTGCCCCTAAGTACATGGAGTGGTATGCCGCCTTTGGCCTGGCCGTTACCTTAATATGGTTGTACCTGGAGATTCTGCGTCTGCTTGCTAAATTAAACCGCCGGTAA
- a CDS encoding FeoA family protein — MQREQKSVRDLKIGESGIICCLNDPEMSLKLLEMGCIPGEKVKLNSRAPLGDPITIIVNDYTLSLRLDEAATIMLKA; from the coding sequence GTGCAACGAGAGCAAAAGAGCGTACGGGATTTGAAAATTGGAGAAAGCGGAATCATCTGTTGTTTAAACGATCCAGAAATGTCTCTGAAATTACTGGAGATGGGCTGTATACCGGGTGAAAAAGTAAAGCTGAACAGCCGCGCCCCGCTAGGCGATCCCATTACCATCATTGTGAACGATTATACCCTGTCCCTGCGTTTAGACGAAGCTGCTACTATCATGCTAAAGGCTTAG
- the feoB gene encoding ferrous iron transport protein B, translating into MSEVLAPVPAAAPSILTGARKGVSKIALIGNPNSGKSSLFNHLTGLNQKVGNFPGVTVDKKTGTSFLTPQQRVQIIDLPGTYSLYPKSLDEKVIIDLLHNKKSDFYPDALIITADASNLKRNLLLFTQLADLKIPAVLALNMMDLAGKHGISIDLEELQRELGVPIIPVNGRNGSGVAALKILLSQPLQVSTATFFEIPDDLLVMVRQIRYYFELSNDYLALHYAHQYQKLSFLSEDDKEYIAELVKKYDFKSNTLQANETIARYVRINEMLLDAMQVTRAESNEQQSNKLDQILTHKVFGYLIFFGVLFLMFQAIFAWASYPMDMLDLAVATLNAWIQSKADGPLIDLLTEGVLAGLGGVLMFIPQIAILFAFIAILEESGYMARVTFLMDKIMRKFGLNGKSVVPLISGVACAVPAIMATRNIDSFKDRLITIFVTPLMSCSARLPIYTVMIALVVPETYVLGILSLQGLVLMGLYLIGFLAAIFSAALMKLVLRTKERSYFIMEFPTYKMPRWKNVGLTILEKVKAFVFQAGKVIMAISIILWVMSSYGPGNKMEQAEARATIEAKTQQLSEQDAEAHIAGQKLEESYAGQFGKFIEPSIRPLGYDWKLGIALLTSFAAREVFVGTISTIYSVGDSENIATVKEKLMAQKDEFGQPFFSPARAFSLLIFYVFAMQCMSTIAVVYRETKGWKWPILQLLYMTGLAYVSAFAVFQIFS; encoded by the coding sequence ATGTCCGAAGTTCTTGCCCCGGTTCCGGCCGCTGCTCCCTCTATTCTCACAGGTGCCCGCAAAGGCGTCTCTAAAATTGCGTTGATCGGGAATCCTAACTCGGGTAAGTCCTCCCTCTTCAACCACCTCACCGGCCTCAACCAGAAGGTGGGCAACTTCCCGGGCGTAACGGTAGACAAGAAAACCGGCACCTCCTTCCTCACGCCGCAACAACGCGTGCAGATCATTGACTTGCCAGGCACCTACAGCCTTTATCCAAAATCCCTGGATGAGAAGGTGATCATAGACCTGCTGCACAACAAAAAATCAGACTTCTACCCAGACGCCCTCATCATTACGGCAGACGCCTCTAACCTGAAGCGCAACCTGCTGCTCTTCACCCAGCTAGCGGACCTCAAGATTCCGGCGGTGTTGGCCTTGAACATGATGGACCTGGCAGGAAAGCACGGTATTTCCATTGACTTAGAAGAACTGCAGCGCGAGCTGGGCGTACCCATCATCCCCGTAAACGGACGTAACGGTAGCGGTGTGGCTGCGCTTAAAATCTTGCTTTCGCAGCCCTTGCAGGTGTCTACGGCCACCTTCTTTGAGATACCGGATGATCTGCTGGTGATGGTGCGCCAGATACGCTACTACTTTGAGCTCAGCAATGACTACCTGGCCCTGCATTACGCGCACCAATACCAGAAGCTGTCCTTCCTCTCTGAGGATGACAAGGAATACATAGCCGAACTGGTCAAAAAATACGATTTCAAGTCCAATACCCTGCAGGCCAATGAGACCATTGCCCGCTACGTGCGCATCAATGAAATGCTCCTGGACGCCATGCAGGTCACCAGGGCCGAAAGCAACGAGCAGCAGAGCAACAAACTAGACCAGATCCTAACCCACAAGGTCTTCGGGTACCTGATTTTCTTTGGCGTGCTCTTTTTGATGTTCCAGGCCATTTTCGCCTGGGCCAGCTACCCCATGGACATGCTGGATCTGGCCGTGGCTACGCTCAACGCCTGGATTCAAAGCAAAGCAGACGGCCCGCTCATTGACCTCCTCACCGAAGGCGTGTTGGCTGGTTTGGGCGGTGTGCTCATGTTCATCCCTCAGATTGCCATCTTGTTTGCCTTCATTGCCATTCTGGAAGAATCTGGCTACATGGCCCGCGTCACGTTCCTGATGGACAAGATTATGCGCAAGTTCGGGCTGAACGGTAAGAGCGTGGTACCTTTGATTTCTGGGGTGGCCTGCGCCGTGCCCGCCATCATGGCCACGCGTAACATTGACTCTTTCAAAGACCGCCTCATTACCATCTTCGTGACACCGCTCATGAGCTGTTCGGCGCGTCTGCCTATTTATACCGTCATGATTGCCCTGGTGGTGCCAGAAACCTATGTGTTGGGTATTTTAAGTCTGCAGGGTCTGGTCTTGATGGGCTTGTATCTGATTGGCTTCCTGGCGGCAATCTTCTCGGCGGCGCTCATGAAACTGGTCTTGCGCACCAAAGAGCGCAGCTACTTCATCATGGAGTTTCCTACCTACAAAATGCCGCGTTGGAAGAACGTGGGCCTCACAATTTTGGAGAAGGTAAAGGCCTTCGTGTTTCAGGCGGGTAAGGTCATCATGGCCATCTCCATCATTCTGTGGGTGATGTCCTCGTATGGGCCGGGCAACAAAATGGAGCAGGCAGAAGCCAGAGCCACGATAGAAGCCAAAACCCAGCAGCTGAGCGAGCAGGACGCCGAGGCGCACATTGCCGGCCAGAAACTGGAAGAGTCGTATGCAGGTCAGTTTGGCAAGTTCATTGAACCGTCCATCAGGCCGCTGGGCTATGACTGGAAGCTGGGCATTGCCTTGTTAACGTCCTTTGCGGCGCGCGAAGTGTTTGTGGGTACCATCTCCACCATTTACAGCGTAGGCGACTCTGAGAACATTGCCACGGTCAAGGAAAAACTCATGGCTCAGAAAGACGAGTTCGGGCAGCCGTTCTTCTCCCCGGCGCGTGCGTTCTCATTGCTTATTTTCTACGTGTTTGCCATGCAGTGCATGAGTACCATTGCCGTGGTGTACCGTGAGACCAAAGGCTGGAAATGGCCTATCCTGCAACTGCTGTACATGACCGGTCTGGCCTATGTGAGTGCGTTTGCGGTCTTTCAGATTTTCTCCTAG
- a CDS encoding ribosome maturation factor RimP produces the protein MALDEKIIEGFALEALPEPDLFLVSVTVSDSPVRPKVTILADGDQGISIDQCAKISRRVAKRIEETMGEEFSFVIEVSSPGVDFPLTTPRQFTRNIGRHVKLKLAEGVEKTGEIVDAMEDGFLFAEEVKVKHKKSLLEPVHVAYSDIVKAQIVISFK, from the coding sequence ATGGCCCTAGACGAAAAAATAATTGAAGGCTTCGCGTTGGAGGCACTGCCAGAACCAGACCTTTTTCTGGTGTCTGTAACGGTGTCAGACAGTCCGGTTCGGCCTAAAGTGACTATTCTGGCAGACGGCGACCAGGGCATCAGCATTGACCAGTGCGCCAAGATCAGCCGCCGCGTGGCCAAGCGCATTGAGGAGACCATGGGCGAGGAGTTCAGCTTTGTGATTGAGGTTTCCTCGCCGGGCGTAGATTTTCCGTTGACCACGCCGCGTCAGTTCACCCGTAACATTGGCCGCCACGTAAAGCTCAAATTAGCCGAGGGCGTAGAGAAGACTGGTGAGATTGTGGACGCCATGGAAGATGGCTTCCTGTTTGCCGAAGAAGTAAAAGTAAAACATAAGAAATCTTTGCTGGAGCCCGTGCACGTGGCCTACAGTGATATTGTGAAAGCGCAGATTGTAATCTCTTTTAAATAA
- the nusA gene encoding transcription termination factor NusA: MDSSVLIESFAEFAKFKNIDRPTMMRILEDVFRTMIRKKWGTDENFDIILNVEKGDLEIWRNREIVDDNSEDIWDHDKIPLEEARKIEPDFEVGEEVSELIKLEDFGRRAVLTARQTLIQRVKDLEKDLLYQKYKDQVGEIISGEVYQVWNREVLILDSEDNELLIPKTEQIPKDRYRKGDVVRAVVQRVEIINGNPKIILSRTSPQFLERLFENEVPEIFDGLITIKKIVREPGERAKVAVESYDDRIDPVGACVGMKGSRIHTIVRELENENIDVINYTDNMELYIQRALSPAKISSIKVDEENGRVSVFLKPDQVSLAIGKGGQNIKLASKLVGLEIDVFRESEGFEEDISLDEFSDEIESWVIDELKRIGLDTGRSVLAVSKEDLVRRTELEEETVEDLLNIIRSEFESESEENN, from the coding sequence ATGGATAGTTCAGTATTGATTGAATCGTTTGCGGAATTCGCTAAGTTCAAGAACATTGACCGCCCTACCATGATGCGGATTCTGGAAGACGTGTTCCGCACCATGATTCGTAAGAAATGGGGAACAGACGAGAATTTCGACATCATCCTGAACGTAGAAAAAGGTGATTTGGAAATCTGGCGTAACCGCGAGATCGTGGATGACAACTCAGAGGACATCTGGGACCATGACAAGATTCCGTTGGAAGAAGCCCGCAAGATTGAACCAGACTTTGAGGTAGGCGAAGAGGTTTCTGAGCTGATCAAGCTGGAGGACTTTGGCCGTAGAGCGGTTTTGACTGCCCGCCAGACCTTAATCCAGCGCGTGAAAGACCTGGAGAAAGACTTGCTGTACCAGAAATACAAAGACCAGGTGGGTGAAATCATCTCTGGCGAGGTATACCAGGTGTGGAACCGCGAGGTATTGATTCTGGATTCAGAGGACAATGAGTTGCTGATCCCTAAAACGGAGCAAATCCCGAAGGACCGTTACCGCAAAGGTGATGTGGTAAGAGCGGTAGTGCAGCGCGTGGAGATCATCAACGGTAACCCAAAAATCATTCTTTCTCGTACTTCTCCGCAATTCCTGGAGCGTTTGTTTGAGAACGAGGTGCCAGAGATTTTTGACGGCCTTATCACCATCAAGAAGATTGTACGTGAGCCGGGCGAGCGCGCCAAGGTGGCCGTGGAATCATATGATGACCGCATTGACCCGGTGGGCGCCTGCGTGGGTATGAAAGGATCTCGTATCCATACCATCGTGCGGGAGCTGGAGAATGAGAACATAGACGTTATCAACTACACAGATAACATGGAGCTGTACATCCAGCGGGCGTTGAGCCCTGCCAAGATCAGCAGCATCAAAGTAGACGAAGAAAATGGCCGTGTGTCTGTATTCCTGAAACCAGACCAAGTATCATTGGCCATTGGTAAAGGCGGCCAGAACATTAAGCTGGCGAGCAAGCTGGTGGGCTTAGAGATAGATGTGTTCAGAGAGTCAGAAGGATTTGAAGAAGACATCAGCCTGGACGAATTCTCAGATGAGATTGAAAGCTGGGTAATTGATGAGCTGAAGCGCATTGGCCTGGACACCGGTCGTAGCGTATTGGCTGTGAGCAAAGAAGATTTGGTACGTCGCACAGAATTGGAAGAAGAGACTGTGGAAGACCTGCTCAACATCATTCGCTCAGAGTTTGAGTCAGAATCAGAAGAAAACAACTAG